A region of Paenibacillus sp. JNUCC-31 DNA encodes the following proteins:
- a CDS encoding exodeoxyribonuclease III, with protein sequence MKLVSWNVNGLRACVTKGFMDYYNESQADIFCVQETKLQAGQIEMDLGEDVYQYWNYAVKKGYSGTAIFTRIKPLSVWYGIEEDSEPEGRMITLEFDHFYLINVYTPNAKRDLTRLPYRLEWEDRFREYVLQLEQTKPVIMCGDLNVAHQEIDLKNPKSNLGNSGFTLEERAKMTDLLAAGYVDSFRHLYPDRTDVYSWWSYMPKVRERNVGWRIDYFLVSNQLTSKVKDAHIDCHVMGSDHCPVGLTLEL encoded by the coding sequence ATGAAGCTGGTGTCCTGGAATGTCAATGGATTACGGGCATGTGTAACCAAAGGATTCATGGATTATTATAACGAGAGTCAGGCCGATATTTTCTGTGTGCAGGAGACCAAGCTGCAGGCAGGACAGATCGAGATGGATCTGGGAGAAGACGTGTATCAATACTGGAATTATGCGGTGAAAAAAGGATACTCCGGTACCGCCATATTTACTCGAATCAAGCCGTTATCCGTCTGGTACGGGATAGAGGAAGACAGCGAGCCGGAAGGCCGGATGATTACGCTGGAGTTTGACCATTTTTACCTGATCAATGTGTATACCCCCAACGCGAAGCGGGATCTGACCCGACTTCCTTACCGACTGGAATGGGAGGATCGATTCCGGGAATATGTGCTGCAATTGGAGCAGACCAAGCCGGTGATTATGTGTGGAGACCTGAATGTAGCCCATCAGGAGATCGATCTGAAGAATCCAAAGTCCAATCTGGGCAACTCGGGATTTACGCTCGAAGAGCGAGCCAAGATGACCGATCTGCTGGCTGCAGGGTATGTGGACAGTTTCCGCCATCTGTATCCGGATCGGACGGATGTGTATAGCTGGTGGTCTTATATGCCGAAGGTCAGAGAGCGGAATGTGGGCTGGCGTATCGACTATTTTCTGGTGTCCAATCAACTGACTTCGAAGGTGAAAGACGCACATATCGATTGTCATGTCATGGGTAGTGATCATTGCCCGGTGGGTCTAACACTGGAGCTGTAG
- a CDS encoding LuxR C-terminal-related transcriptional regulator → MLMTLQSKLSLPYLHVPTLERERLNHLLAEGLFRKLTLVTSPAGYGKTTLVSRWCSQITQPLVWISLDAGDNELIRFWQYIAAGIQTALPEFGVKINAFNHLLLSGDNEMATVYLLNELSRMAGPLVIVLDDFHFIQADEIRHAFAYFLEFMPASLHVILISRELPDLSLAKLELEQAVLRIEADDMRFTEVEGILFFRDLMKLELPEQTSRSFVDRTEGWIAALKLAALAMEKHSSHHVLKELTSNPRLFESYLLEEVFRDLAPVMQQFLMDCSVLPRFNAALCGAISQHPQPGIMLEEAEKSGLFLIPLHDAGGWYRFHPLFSAFLLAQLMKLYPGRENERRRRAAEWCMSQHMPEEAIEQWLAAGDYDQVADLLENMADRTLMREWSTIGGWLGALPEYVLLARPTLHFSYILSLLFGRQSIRFESELRKMERRLASDGANWTETERQSVSGNLVLMRSLYSTFNQQNNLAALNHLQRFQEHLPHMGNFILGMFEGPAHPTMLGAFRGQLGQLAKSIAEPFLLHIIELMRNLNQPVLAWLYIGFGELHYHWNEMDQAQHYIQLGMEAADQFEDTQHRASIRLPGWIYMARSLTLQQRHQEAVQYLNEAVAELEEQQMDDAVIHVQAELARMLLMNGDTRQAIDWIGRWKLAVTDPISIYHLHIYLQLARFLIRMGKTEQALPLIERLDQLTEQEKRPIEAIEANLLHALAFSGSGRMDAALIYMGQALHLAEAEDFIALFLQENAASAGLIQSYMQLKPSHERSIRNKPSTSYVKQVLQAFNPRPLFGQDSTAPHLMETIASLTPKERLVLIHMSHGHANREIASRMNIGTGTIKTHINRIYSKLGVTSRLEAIGKALEAGLNEE, encoded by the coding sequence ATGTTGATGACCCTTCAATCCAAGCTGAGTTTGCCCTACCTCCATGTTCCCACACTGGAGCGTGAACGTCTGAATCATCTACTGGCTGAAGGACTTTTTCGAAAATTAACGCTGGTCACTTCGCCTGCCGGATATGGGAAGACAACGTTGGTCAGCCGCTGGTGCAGCCAGATCACACAGCCCTTGGTGTGGATATCACTGGATGCCGGAGATAACGAGCTTATCCGATTCTGGCAATACATCGCAGCCGGTATTCAAACTGCTCTGCCTGAATTCGGTGTGAAGATTAACGCGTTCAACCACCTACTCCTCAGTGGCGACAACGAGATGGCGACGGTATATCTATTGAATGAACTCAGTCGAATGGCAGGGCCGCTGGTTATCGTGCTGGACGATTTCCATTTCATTCAGGCGGATGAAATCAGGCACGCCTTTGCTTATTTCCTTGAATTCATGCCTGCCAGCCTGCATGTTATTCTGATCAGCCGTGAACTGCCCGATCTTTCACTTGCCAAACTGGAGCTTGAACAGGCGGTCCTGCGGATTGAAGCCGATGATATGCGGTTTACGGAGGTAGAAGGAATATTGTTTTTCCGTGATCTGATGAAATTGGAGCTACCCGAACAGACCTCACGTTCTTTCGTGGATCGTACCGAGGGTTGGATTGCTGCATTGAAGCTTGCTGCTCTCGCGATGGAAAAGCATAGCTCACACCACGTGCTCAAAGAGCTTACGAGCAACCCGCGCTTGTTTGAATCCTACTTGCTGGAGGAAGTATTCCGCGACCTTGCTCCGGTAATGCAGCAATTTCTGATGGACTGCAGTGTGTTGCCACGCTTCAACGCCGCTCTGTGCGGAGCCATAAGCCAGCATCCGCAGCCCGGAATTATGCTGGAAGAAGCCGAGAAATCAGGCCTGTTTCTGATTCCGCTACATGATGCAGGAGGCTGGTATCGTTTTCACCCCCTGTTCTCCGCGTTTTTGCTCGCTCAGCTCATGAAGTTATATCCCGGCAGGGAGAATGAACGACGCCGCAGGGCTGCCGAGTGGTGCATGTCGCAGCACATGCCCGAAGAAGCCATAGAGCAATGGCTAGCCGCAGGCGATTATGATCAGGTGGCCGATCTGCTGGAGAACATGGCGGATCGTACCCTCATGCGTGAATGGTCGACGATTGGCGGCTGGCTGGGGGCTTTGCCTGAATACGTGCTGCTTGCCCGTCCCACCCTGCACTTCTCTTATATACTCTCGCTCCTGTTCGGACGCCAAAGTATACGCTTTGAATCCGAGCTGCGCAAAATGGAACGCAGGCTTGCCTCAGACGGGGCGAACTGGACTGAAACCGAGCGTCAATCGGTATCCGGCAATCTGGTGCTGATGCGTTCGCTCTACTCGACGTTCAACCAACAGAACAATCTGGCTGCACTGAACCATCTTCAGCGGTTCCAGGAGCATCTTCCCCATATGGGCAACTTCATTCTTGGTATGTTTGAAGGGCCAGCCCATCCTACCATGCTTGGTGCATTCCGTGGTCAACTCGGACAGCTTGCCAAGTCTATCGCAGAGCCCTTTCTGCTGCACATTATCGAACTGATGCGCAATCTGAATCAACCTGTGCTGGCTTGGCTCTATATTGGATTCGGCGAGCTGCACTATCACTGGAATGAAATGGACCAAGCACAGCATTATATTCAACTGGGCATGGAAGCCGCTGATCAGTTTGAAGATACACAACATCGCGCAAGCATCCGCCTTCCCGGCTGGATCTACATGGCGCGCAGCCTGACTCTTCAGCAACGGCATCAAGAAGCGGTGCAATACCTGAACGAAGCAGTGGCTGAACTGGAAGAGCAGCAGATGGATGATGCCGTCATTCACGTGCAGGCAGAGCTCGCTCGCATGCTCCTGATGAATGGTGATACCAGACAGGCCATCGACTGGATTGGTCGGTGGAAACTTGCTGTCACAGATCCCATCTCCATCTATCATTTGCATATCTATTTGCAATTGGCACGATTTCTCATCCGAATGGGCAAAACAGAGCAGGCCCTGCCGCTGATTGAACGGCTTGATCAACTGACTGAACAGGAGAAACGCCCCATCGAAGCCATTGAAGCCAATCTGCTTCATGCACTGGCATTCTCCGGCTCGGGACGAATGGATGCCGCACTGATCTATATGGGCCAAGCGCTTCATCTGGCAGAGGCCGAAGACTTTATTGCCCTGTTTTTGCAAGAGAATGCTGCCTCAGCCGGGTTGATCCAGTCCTATATGCAGCTGAAGCCCAGTCATGAACGGAGCATCAGAAATAAACCGTCCACCTCTTATGTGAAGCAGGTGCTTCAGGCCTTCAATCCCCGCCCTCTTTTCGGGCAGGATTCCACGGCCCCCCACCTGATGGAAACCATCGCTTCACTCACCCCGAAAGAGCGGCTGGTACTGATCCATATGTCACATGGACATGCAAACCGTGAAATTGCGAGCCGCATGAATATCGGGACAGGCACCATAAAAACACACATCAATCGCATATACAGCAAGCTTGGCGTCACGTCCAGATTGGAAGCCATTGGTAAAGCGCTGGAAGCCGGATTAAACGAAGAATGA
- a CDS encoding RICIN domain-containing protein, producing MKWLKRIAALLMTGSLLTGSLGLGTEASAAGSYTAVADPSKQYQTIEGWGTSLAWWGKVVGEYSNRDEYAEKMFSPANGLGLNVLRYNIGGGDNPSSNVLEYRKAVPGYQPSPGVYDWNADANQRYMLQAAKSYGVNVFEAFANSAPYWMTISGSVSGAANGGNNLKPDYYDDFADYLTEVVKHFRDNWGITFDTVTPLNEPISTWWKLGNDQEGMHFDRADQNTILSQVQSSLAAKGLSTKLSAPEEYSLDDSPTSFNSYSSAVKSAIDQINTHTYGGSNRTALRNTATSAGKHLWTSEYGDGDASGLTMSRTILKDMRNMGASVWVYWQAVDSADGWGFFKNVLNNTQTTSYTVNQKYYVMGNYSKFIRPGYKIIGMSDANTLAAYDADSGKVVLVTTNSDSTDTTVTYDLSRFTSLGSSAQAYRTSSTEKLQQLTNINIQNKKFTATAKANSVTTYVISGAAYNGSTGYESGAIYKLINRNSGLALDVNGASTAGGATIIQWNDNGAANQQWKLEAAGNGYYNIRNVASGLLLDVNSSSMQGGAALIQWQDNGGNNQQWLPVDVGGYLVLVNRNSGLTVDINQGSMSAGASTIQWADNGGANQQWSLVKVN from the coding sequence ATGAAATGGTTGAAACGAATAGCCGCTCTGTTGATGACAGGCAGTTTGCTCACAGGAAGTCTGGGCTTGGGTACGGAGGCATCAGCCGCGGGTTCTTACACAGCTGTGGCCGATCCCTCGAAGCAATATCAGACCATCGAAGGATGGGGAACATCCCTTGCCTGGTGGGGCAAAGTGGTTGGAGAGTACTCCAATCGGGACGAGTATGCAGAAAAGATGTTTAGCCCTGCCAACGGGCTCGGTCTGAACGTCCTTCGTTACAACATTGGAGGCGGCGATAATCCATCATCCAATGTTTTGGAATATCGCAAAGCTGTGCCGGGATATCAGCCTTCTCCGGGCGTATATGACTGGAATGCAGATGCGAATCAGCGGTACATGTTACAGGCTGCCAAATCGTATGGAGTCAACGTGTTTGAAGCCTTTGCGAACTCTGCACCCTACTGGATGACGATCAGTGGAAGTGTATCCGGTGCAGCGAATGGCGGCAATAATCTCAAGCCGGATTACTATGATGATTTTGCAGATTATCTTACGGAGGTTGTGAAGCATTTCAGAGATAACTGGGGTATCACGTTTGACACAGTTACCCCGCTCAATGAACCGATCTCGACATGGTGGAAATTGGGCAATGATCAGGAAGGCATGCACTTTGACCGCGCAGATCAAAACACGATTCTCAGTCAGGTGCAATCCTCGCTTGCAGCAAAGGGATTGTCCACGAAGCTGAGTGCGCCGGAAGAATACAGTCTGGATGATTCACCAACTTCCTTTAACAGCTACAGCAGTGCCGTGAAGTCGGCTATCGACCAGATCAACACCCATACGTATGGCGGCAGCAATCGCACAGCTCTGCGCAATACAGCGACATCTGCGGGCAAGCATCTGTGGACATCTGAATACGGGGATGGCGATGCAAGCGGGTTGACGATGTCACGTACGATCCTTAAGGACATGCGAAACATGGGCGCAAGTGTGTGGGTATACTGGCAGGCGGTGGATAGCGCCGATGGCTGGGGATTTTTCAAAAACGTACTGAATAATACCCAAACCACCAGCTACACTGTGAACCAGAAATATTATGTGATGGGCAATTACAGCAAGTTTATTCGTCCGGGGTACAAGATTATCGGCATGAGTGATGCCAATACGCTTGCTGCCTATGATGCTGATTCAGGTAAAGTAGTGCTGGTGACCACCAATTCGGATTCGACAGATACAACGGTGACCTATGATCTGAGCCGATTTACAAGCCTTGGGTCTTCCGCTCAAGCTTATCGTACATCTTCTACAGAGAAGTTGCAGCAATTGACCAACATCAACATTCAGAATAAAAAGTTCACAGCAACAGCTAAAGCTAACTCGGTCACGACTTATGTCATCTCTGGTGCAGCATACAATGGTAGTACAGGATATGAAAGCGGGGCCATCTACAAGCTGATCAATCGAAACAGCGGCCTTGCTCTGGATGTCAACGGAGCTTCAACTGCTGGAGGTGCAACCATCATCCAGTGGAATGACAATGGAGCGGCCAACCAGCAATGGAAGCTGGAGGCGGCTGGAAACGGTTATTATAACATCCGCAATGTAGCCAGCGGGCTTTTGCTGGATGTGAATTCGAGTTCCATGCAGGGGGGAGCTGCACTGATCCAGTGGCAGGATAACGGCGGCAACAACCAGCAGTGGCTGCCCGTGGACGTTGGGGGTTATCTCGTTCTTGTGAACCGCAACAGTGGTCTAACAGTAGATATCAATCAAGGGTCCATGAGTGCGGGGGCTTCAACGATCCAATGGGCCGACAATGGCGGGGCCAATCAGCAATGGAGCCTCGTTAAGGTCAATTAG
- a CDS encoding glycoside hydrolase family 43 protein: MNWTFVRNVTLSTPTTIAHTWAPEWFKDSNGSLNIIVSISPGNYENFKPYVITAINATLSSTTWSAATELAGIAPNYIDTFIVKTGSTYHAFTKNETTKYIEYATATSLAGPYTFKGTGDWAGWGSWVEGPALVQLDNGSWRIYFDGYSTQKYYYSDSVDGFQTWSAKQEIAGLTGLVRHMTVLKETGQPGDIRRLESYNVPGSYIRHYNYQARIDANVSPAEDAQFRIVPGLADSSGISFESINYPGYFLRHYNDGIVLVKNDGSATFKSDATFKRVNGLANSSWTSYQSLNYPNRYLRHVNNMLRLEPIVTAVDKSDATFREFAQ, from the coding sequence GTGAACTGGACGTTTGTCCGCAATGTTACGCTATCTACACCTACCACGATTGCACATACCTGGGCACCGGAATGGTTCAAGGACAGCAATGGCAGTCTGAACATCATCGTGTCCATCTCCCCAGGAAATTATGAGAACTTCAAACCTTATGTCATCACGGCAATCAATGCAACGCTGTCTTCCACAACATGGTCTGCGGCCACAGAGCTTGCAGGCATTGCACCCAACTACATCGATACCTTCATCGTCAAGACAGGCTCCACCTATCATGCATTTACCAAGAATGAGACCACCAAGTATATCGAATATGCTACGGCTACTTCCCTCGCTGGACCTTACACGTTCAAAGGGACAGGAGATTGGGCAGGATGGGGTTCCTGGGTAGAGGGGCCTGCGCTTGTCCAGCTCGATAACGGTTCTTGGCGAATCTATTTTGACGGTTATTCCACCCAAAAATATTACTACAGCGACTCTGTCGACGGGTTTCAGACGTGGAGTGCAAAGCAGGAGATTGCAGGTCTGACCGGGTTGGTTCGGCACATGACTGTGCTCAAGGAGACAGGACAACCGGGCGATATTCGACGGCTGGAATCGTACAATGTTCCAGGCAGCTATATTCGCCATTACAACTATCAGGCAAGAATAGATGCCAATGTCAGCCCAGCGGAGGACGCACAGTTTCGCATCGTTCCTGGACTAGCTGATTCATCTGGGATTTCGTTCGAGTCGATCAATTATCCAGGCTACTTCCTGAGGCATTACAACGATGGGATTGTACTTGTAAAAAATGATGGCTCTGCAACCTTCAAAAGTGATGCCACGTTCAAACGTGTTAATGGTCTTGCCAATTCTTCCTGGACGTCTTACCAATCATTGAATTACCCAAACCGGTATTTAAGACATGTGAACAACATGCTGCGGTTGGAACCGATCGTAACGGCGGTTGACAAGTCAGACGCTACTTTCAGGGAGTTTGCACAGTAA
- a CDS encoding beta-galactosidase, whose translation MTEKPSLLLQKQEKNTQTRAEHSLRSELTYDQRSFIMNGERVFLNSATIHYFRMPREEWREVLMKAKLAGMNCIDTYFAWNVHEPEEGQWSFEGDHDCGAFLDLCAELGMYVITRPGPFICAEWDFGGFPYWLETKQGIRFRQNNEAYLHYVDLYFDRIIPIIRKRQLSAGGTVILVQVENEYGYLMDDAAASAHMNHLRDSLLQRGIDVPLITCVGGAEGTIEGANFWSGADGHYAKLREKQPDTPKVVTEFWTGWFENWGGPSAIQKTPALLEKRIMEILRAGYTGISYYMFYGGTNFGGYGGRTVGSSDIFMITSYDYDAPLNEYGRVTDKYAVAKTLSYFVHAFGALLMETEEVPAEQIKVRHPQGVSVRGRCKGNEKIWFLESHKDERETFHVTLEEGRTIPVALNPGQIIPILDRIEIAEHVYLTGGTMITGNEVVNGELTLFIAAEAGQRSVVELETDVLNVRGSSIQVLVDHDPVREVYRFDLVHFREPGIIHLEASGVPIRFVVLDKEMMDRTWRIDGGGEPDQLRYAIGFDDVDVSSSGQVTGMISDPNRTIMLLGSWTGGEQTLIGHEFIYGEANDSQSGIPDEHVVELSAAIRHSPFIRPPMPPKLSDSPDLARVTLTAQQGSSSGQPEHFSQYGQDFGYLLYECDFDSSVNGITTLILPDLQDTARIYVNHVEQALVRQVGAAGMQVQANKGKNTLQVLVQHMGRLNFSPYLGESKGLAGSVYIGGSVQDIRRNWHTEQGVVHLDEVNDHHLQEARLLSRTFTLDGMDRAILVGAVSQGLRINGMDVPMEGYQDWFSFDTLDLSLYLRPGEINTLEMPYSRTPLNRLELILYRSENELKDWRMAGTDALLPQQWETYEASNKSGHLQTHGQTADYSGNRSATPVGNGSNGQPVWYRWQFSKSAVPGHYRVNLMLRLTGMSKGTLHLNGHHLGRYWQIGPQEDYKIPVSWLQEENELLLFDEEGRAPERVRLLYDNLSQYPWVVVE comes from the coding sequence TTGACAGAGAAACCATCCCTTTTGCTTCAAAAGCAGGAGAAGAATACACAGACCAGGGCTGAGCACAGTCTTCGATCTGAACTGACTTACGATCAGCGCAGCTTCATTATGAATGGAGAACGAGTATTTCTGAACAGTGCCACCATTCATTATTTCCGCATGCCGAGGGAGGAATGGCGGGAAGTATTAATGAAGGCGAAGCTGGCTGGCATGAATTGCATTGATACCTATTTTGCCTGGAACGTGCATGAACCCGAGGAAGGACAATGGTCGTTCGAAGGAGACCATGATTGCGGGGCTTTTCTGGACCTCTGTGCAGAGTTGGGCATGTACGTAATCACAAGACCGGGACCGTTCATTTGCGCCGAATGGGACTTTGGTGGTTTCCCGTATTGGCTGGAGACGAAACAGGGAATCAGGTTCCGACAAAACAATGAAGCCTATCTGCATTATGTGGATCTGTATTTTGACCGGATCATTCCAATCATCCGCAAGCGCCAGCTATCTGCCGGAGGCACTGTCATTCTCGTACAGGTCGAGAACGAATACGGGTATTTGATGGATGATGCAGCAGCGAGTGCCCATATGAACCATCTTCGGGACAGTTTGCTTCAGCGCGGGATCGACGTACCGCTTATCACCTGTGTCGGCGGGGCGGAAGGCACAATTGAAGGTGCGAATTTCTGGTCAGGGGCTGACGGGCATTATGCGAAGCTTCGGGAGAAGCAGCCGGATACACCGAAGGTTGTGACAGAATTCTGGACCGGCTGGTTTGAGAACTGGGGCGGCCCTTCGGCCATTCAGAAGACACCAGCCTTGCTGGAGAAACGCATCATGGAAATTCTCCGCGCCGGGTACACCGGAATCAGTTATTACATGTTCTACGGCGGGACCAACTTTGGCGGATACGGTGGCAGAACCGTGGGCAGCAGTGATATTTTCATGATTACCTCCTACGATTATGATGCGCCGTTGAATGAGTACGGGAGGGTAACGGATAAGTACGCTGTAGCCAAGACGTTATCTTATTTCGTCCATGCATTTGGAGCATTATTGATGGAGACGGAGGAAGTACCGGCAGAGCAGATCAAGGTACGTCATCCGCAAGGCGTTTCTGTACGAGGCAGGTGTAAAGGCAATGAGAAGATATGGTTCCTGGAGAGTCACAAGGATGAGCGGGAGACGTTCCATGTCACGCTGGAGGAAGGCCGGACAATTCCTGTGGCCCTGAACCCAGGGCAGATTATTCCGATACTGGACAGAATAGAGATTGCCGAGCATGTATACCTGACAGGCGGCACGATGATCACAGGCAATGAAGTGGTGAACGGAGAATTGACCCTGTTCATCGCTGCAGAGGCGGGACAGCGGTCAGTCGTGGAACTGGAAACGGACGTCTTGAATGTACGAGGCAGCAGCATCCAGGTGTTGGTTGATCATGATCCGGTCAGAGAGGTCTATCGTTTCGATTTGGTTCATTTCCGTGAGCCGGGCATCATTCATCTGGAGGCAAGCGGTGTACCCATTCGGTTTGTGGTTCTGGACAAGGAAATGATGGATCGCACGTGGAGAATCGATGGAGGAGGCGAGCCGGATCAGTTACGTTATGCCATCGGATTTGATGATGTAGACGTCTCCTCTTCCGGGCAGGTCACGGGTATGATCTCTGATCCGAATCGGACCATTATGCTTCTCGGCAGCTGGACTGGTGGAGAACAGACGTTGATTGGACATGAGTTTATATACGGAGAAGCAAACGATTCACAGAGCGGCATACCGGATGAACATGTTGTGGAGTTATCCGCAGCAATTCGTCACTCTCCGTTCATTAGGCCGCCAATGCCACCGAAACTGTCTGATTCCCCTGACCTGGCACGTGTGACCTTGACAGCACAGCAGGGTTCTTCGAGTGGTCAACCCGAACATTTTTCCCAGTACGGACAGGATTTTGGGTATCTGTTATACGAGTGCGACTTCGACAGCTCAGTGAATGGAATCACCACCCTTATTCTGCCGGATCTCCAGGATACGGCTAGAATATATGTCAACCATGTTGAGCAGGCGCTGGTACGTCAAGTGGGTGCAGCGGGAATGCAAGTGCAGGCGAACAAAGGAAAGAATACACTCCAAGTGCTGGTACAGCATATGGGCAGGCTGAATTTTTCTCCATATTTGGGTGAAAGCAAAGGTCTGGCAGGATCTGTGTACATCGGTGGTTCTGTTCAGGATATACGAAGGAATTGGCATACGGAGCAAGGGGTCGTTCACCTCGATGAAGTGAATGATCATCATCTTCAGGAAGCCCGGCTACTGAGCAGAACCTTTACACTGGATGGCATGGATCGAGCCATTCTCGTTGGAGCCGTCAGCCAAGGATTGCGCATTAATGGCATGGATGTGCCGATGGAAGGGTATCAGGACTGGTTTTCGTTCGACACATTGGATCTTTCCCTTTATTTACGACCGGGGGAGATCAATACGCTGGAGATGCCTTACAGCAGAACACCGCTCAATCGACTGGAACTGATCCTTTACCGGAGTGAAAATGAATTGAAGGATTGGCGTATGGCGGGTACGGATGCCTTGCTGCCGCAACAATGGGAGACATATGAGGCATCGAATAAGTCAGGTCATCTCCAAACGCATGGGCAGACTGCTGACTATAGTGGCAACCGAAGTGCCACTCCAGTGGGAAATGGTTCGAACGGTCAGCCAGTCTGGTATCGCTGGCAATTCTCCAAGTCAGCAGTACCAGGACACTACCGGGTGAACCTGATGCTTCGCCTTACCGGGATGAGCAAGGGAACACTTCATCTGAATGGCCACCATCTGGGTCGTTACTGGCAGATCGGTCCGCAGGAGGATTACAAAATTCCGGTATCCTGGCTGCAGGAGGAGAATGAACTGCTGTTGTTTGATGAGGAAGGGCGGGCGCCAGAACGGGTGCGCTTATTGTATGACAACTTGTCCCAGTATCCATGGGTTGTGGTCGAATAG
- a CDS encoding glycoside hydrolase family 30 protein — protein MDDNNPPFENDRKDNKDNTKHDYKNLIQTDRNEHDKQRRWRSRSYILIGVALIALLAGGGITINHFTSESSKTLTFQGEPVRLKLEQSYDHFEGWGTSLAWWANDLGGWKDQAKVSEVMDLVFDAEKGLGLNIVRYNIGGEENPEMKALRPGGDIPGFQPEPGEWDWGADAGQRAVLQGSLERGVNITEAFSNSPPYWMTISGSVTGAVDGSNNLREDQYDAFADYLTEVVKHYRDEWGITFRTLDPLNEPSSDWWKKGNMQEGSHFTNDKQAEIIKKVATSLKSKGLDGTVISAADDNSIDETVYNFSLYDQDTLDVIAQINTHSYNGSKMEELRTLAERHGKKLWMSEYGTGGSEPHSHEDMTSVQELAERIMFDLKIMQPSAWVYWQAVEDEGANNNWGFIHANFNGEEQYEMTKQYYGMAQFTKFIRPGATIIPTDDGRTLAAYDPANQRLVLVIRNELSAGTTAFELGAFDHSNTSTAQVYQTSSVRNMEQLEDVPVYTNGLEVPTTDNSITTVVLEGVTLQAN, from the coding sequence ATGGATGATAACAACCCCCCTTTTGAGAACGACAGGAAGGATAACAAGGATAATACCAAGCATGATTACAAGAATCTGATCCAGACTGACAGGAATGAACATGACAAACAACGCAGGTGGCGCAGCCGGAGCTACATCCTGATAGGTGTCGCCCTGATCGCGCTGCTCGCGGGAGGAGGAATTACCATCAATCATTTTACCAGTGAATCATCCAAAACACTTACATTCCAAGGGGAGCCGGTACGTCTAAAGTTAGAGCAGTCCTATGACCATTTTGAAGGCTGGGGTACATCGCTTGCGTGGTGGGCCAACGATCTGGGTGGCTGGAAAGATCAAGCCAAAGTCAGTGAAGTGATGGATTTGGTATTTGACGCAGAGAAAGGGCTGGGCCTGAATATTGTCCGCTACAATATTGGTGGTGAGGAGAACCCCGAGATGAAGGCGCTTCGGCCCGGAGGGGATATTCCCGGATTTCAGCCTGAACCTGGAGAATGGGACTGGGGGGCAGATGCAGGCCAGCGGGCTGTATTGCAGGGTTCTCTGGAACGTGGGGTCAACATTACGGAGGCATTCTCCAATTCACCACCTTACTGGATGACGATCAGTGGCTCGGTTACGGGGGCTGTGGACGGCAGCAACAATCTGCGGGAGGATCAGTATGATGCGTTTGCCGATTATCTGACCGAAGTCGTGAAGCATTATCGCGATGAGTGGGGCATTACGTTCCGCACACTTGACCCACTCAATGAACCATCCTCGGACTGGTGGAAGAAAGGCAACATGCAGGAAGGCAGTCATTTTACCAACGATAAACAGGCCGAGATTATCAAGAAGGTTGCGACATCGCTCAAAAGTAAAGGACTGGACGGGACGGTCATCAGTGCTGCGGACGATAACAGCATTGACGAGACGGTGTACAATTTCAGCCTCTATGATCAGGATACGCTCGATGTGATCGCCCAGATTAATACCCATTCTTATAATGGAAGCAAAATGGAGGAACTGCGCACATTGGCTGAACGGCATGGCAAGAAGCTGTGGATGTCCGAGTACGGAACGGGTGGCAGCGAGCCGCACAGTCATGAGGACATGACTTCCGTGCAGGAACTGGCGGAGCGTATTATGTTCGATCTGAAAATCATGCAGCCATCCGCCTGGGTCTATTGGCAGGCCGTTGAAGATGAAGGCGCCAATAATAACTGGGGCTTCATTCATGCCAACTTTAATGGAGAAGAACAGTACGAGATGACGAAACAGTATTATGGCATGGCCCAATTTACGAAGTTCATCCGTCCAGGCGCAACGATTATTCCAACGGATGATGGACGAACACTGGCCGCATATGATCCTGCTAATCAAAGGCTGGTGCTGGTGATCCGCAATGAGTTATCTGCCGGAACCACAGCATTTGAACTGGGTGCATTTGACCACAGCAACACTTCCACAGCACAGGTGTACCAGACGTCATCCGTTCGGAACATGGAGCAGCTTGAAGATGTTCCGGTATACACCAATGGACTGGAAGTGCCTACAACGGACAATTCCATAACAACCGTTGTATTGGAAGGCGTAACATTGCAAGCTAACTGA